The following are from one region of the Rhodopirellula sp. P2 genome:
- the tpx gene encoding thiol peroxidase, translating into MSQSGVITFKGNPMTLAGSELAIGQTAPDFSLHYAHEGLKELKLADLKGKPSMISIVPSLDTPTCAIQTKKFNEQLGELGDKINAVTVSRDLPFAQARFCGAENVSMRTASDYQTHAFGEDYGVEIEELKLLSRAVIVLDAEGKVVYKQIVAEVTEEPNYEGALQALKDLVG; encoded by the coding sequence ATGAGTCAAAGTGGTGTGATCACATTCAAAGGCAATCCGATGACTCTCGCTGGTAGCGAATTGGCAATCGGCCAAACAGCTCCCGATTTCAGCTTGCACTACGCCCACGAAGGTTTGAAAGAACTGAAGTTGGCGGATTTGAAGGGCAAACCTTCGATGATCAGCATCGTCCCCAGCTTGGACACGCCCACCTGTGCGATCCAAACGAAGAAATTCAATGAGCAACTGGGCGAACTGGGTGACAAGATCAACGCGGTCACGGTCAGCCGAGATTTGCCCTTTGCACAAGCTCGTTTCTGCGGAGCCGAAAACGTTTCGATGCGAACGGCCAGCGATTACCAAACGCACGCGTTTGGTGAAGACTACGGCGTCGAAATCGAAGAACTGAAATTGCTCAGCCGTGCTGTCATCGTCTTGGACGCGGAAGGCAAAGTGGTCTACAAGCAGATCGTGGCAGAAGTCACCGAAGAACCGAACTACGAAGGAGCCCTGCAGGCTCTCAAAGATCTGGTTGGCTGA
- a CDS encoding phosphatidate cytidylyltransferase produces the protein MLIDRLRSAAVLIAISMGCLFADARFSTPGTEGLLLIPLLLFFALGTTWDVTSLLLASGRNVWRTGCMIAVGAISLGSAIPTLVNAASQFSEGAMGAYPENCPIGPLGWAMTMAIASLFALLIREMRTYGVSATNDLDTSLATSDSASEPSATNLDRTSSIDRTMRAAFVSLYIGLPMSLLFSIRGLGSDISTSWGLAALLTMIATTKSADAGAYFAGKALGRHKLIPRLSPGKTWEGAIGGVLMSTLVAMACFQWLFPAMVAGSVAPASLPSIGWALILGPALAITGMVGDLAESMFKRDCGAKDSGNWLPGLGGVWDVTDSLIAAILPAFLCLAAAA, from the coding sequence TTGTTGATCGACCGGCTTCGCAGCGCAGCGGTGTTGATAGCGATCTCGATGGGGTGCCTGTTCGCCGATGCGAGATTCAGCACCCCCGGAACAGAAGGCCTCCTTCTGATTCCGCTGCTGCTCTTTTTCGCCCTGGGCACCACTTGGGACGTCACGTCGCTGTTGCTGGCATCTGGCCGCAACGTGTGGCGAACCGGGTGCATGATCGCGGTGGGTGCGATCAGCTTGGGCTCGGCCATCCCGACCTTGGTCAACGCAGCGTCCCAGTTCAGTGAGGGTGCCATGGGGGCGTATCCTGAGAATTGTCCCATCGGGCCATTGGGGTGGGCGATGACCATGGCCATCGCTTCTCTGTTCGCGCTGTTGATTCGCGAAATGCGAACTTATGGCGTCTCAGCGACGAACGATCTGGATACCTCGTTGGCGACCAGCGACTCGGCGTCCGAACCAAGTGCCACCAACCTTGACCGAACCAGCAGCATCGACCGAACCATGCGGGCCGCGTTTGTCTCCCTGTACATCGGGTTGCCAATGAGTCTGCTTTTCTCGATTCGCGGTTTGGGCAGCGACATCAGCACCTCCTGGGGGCTGGCAGCGCTACTGACCATGATCGCAACAACGAAGTCAGCCGACGCAGGGGCTTACTTTGCTGGCAAGGCATTGGGACGGCACAAACTGATTCCGCGTCTGAGTCCTGGCAAGACTTGGGAAGGTGCGATCGGCGGCGTGCTCATGTCGACGCTGGTCGCGATGGCTTGTTTCCAGTGGTTGTTCCCAGCGATGGTTGCCGGTTCAGTTGCTCCCGCTTCGCTTCCCTCGATCGGTTGGGCGTTGATTTTGGGCCCAGCTCTGGCGATCACCGGAATGGTTGGTGATTTGGCGGAATCGATGTTCAAACGCGATTGCGGAGCAAAAGATTCCGGAAATTGGCTTCCCGGTTTGGGGGGAGTCTGGGATGTGACGGATTCATTAATTGCTGCGATTTTGCCGGCTTTTCTGTGTTTAGCGGCAGCGGCATGA